A stretch of DNA from Mucilaginibacter daejeonensis:
ATCATGTTCATCAACTTTCGGCTCGATCTTACTGAAAGTGCCCGCGCCATTGTGGATAAGGTAGAGATACTGGCCTTAGGTTACCTACTAGTCAGATCCATGTTCTGCCTGTGCTTCATCGTTGATGAGGATTCAGGCCCCATCGAATCGCTCAAGCAGAGCTTCTTTATCACGTGGAATAACTTCTTCAAACTCCTGTCACTGATATTGATCGTGGTCATCTTTGTAGCCTTGCTGTTGATCATTATCAACCTGATCATCACTACCATGTTCGATCTGGATAATGACAGCTATGTGTTCAAACTGGCGGCCATCTGCTGGTTCGCTATATCGTTCCCTACGGTACAAGTGATGATCATGGCCAGCTATCGCAAACTGGTATACGCCCACCAGGATGTGGACGACGACGTATCGGAAACCTTATAACTATGGGGCTAAAAGCTGCTTTAAGCAAACTATTTGCCGCGTGGGTGAACCGCGACATGGACCGCATGAGGCAAAACGCTGTAGCCATGCAACAGCAACTCATGCTTCAGCTCATCGAACAGGCAGCCCATACAGCATTTGGAAAAGACCATCGCTTTAACGAGATCACTTCTTATGCTGACTTCAAAGCGAACGTTCCTGTGGCCGATTATGAAGATCTACGCCCTTACATTGACCGGGTGACCAACGGCGAGGCCGACGTGATGTGGCCTGGAAAGCCGGCCTACCTGGCCAAGACCTCGGGTACCACTTCAGGGGTCAAGTACATCCCCATCTCCAAGGAGAGCATGCCCGAACATATTAAAGCCGCACGTAACGCCCTGCTGAGTTATATACATGAGACCGGAAAGGCCGACTTTGTGGACGGCAAGATGATATTTCTACAGGGAAGTCCTATCATGAGTAAAAAGCATGGCGTGGCTGTGGGCCGTTTGTCGGGCATCGTAGCTCATCATGTGCCTGCTTATCTGCAAAAGAACAGACTGCCCAGCTACGAGGTGAATTGCATTGAAGACTGGGAGCAAAAGGTAGATGCCATTGTGAACGAGACGTACAACGAGGACATGCGCCTCATCTCGGGTATACCTCCTTGGTGTCAGATGTACTTCGACCGCCTATCAGCCAAGGCAGGCGACAAGAAGATCAAAGATATCTTCCCCAACTTTAAGCTGTTCGTGTATGGAGGGGTGAATTACGAACCTTATCGTGCGCGCATAGAAGAAAGCATCGGTTTCGGGATCGATACCATCGAGACCTACCCGGCCTCTGAAGGTTTCATTGCCTTTCAGGATTCACAAAAAGACAAAGGTTTGCTGTTACAGGTTAACTCGGGCATTTTTTACGAGTTCATCCCCAGCGAAGAATATTTTAATTCCTCTCCAACGCGTCTGAGTTTAGCCGAGGTGGAACTGAATAAGAACTATGCGCTCATACTGAACACCAATGCCGGCCTTTGGGGGTACAGCATAGGCGATACCATTAAGTTCACCTCACTTGCTCCCTACAAGATCGTGGTGACCGGACGCATCAAGCACTATATATCGGCCTTTGGCGAACACGTGATCGGCGAAGAGGTAGAACACGCCCTCATGAGCGTTGCCCAGCAGGAAGGCGTGGATGTAGTAGAATTCACTGTAGCCCCTCAAGTTACGCCCGATAGCGGGTTGCCTTACCACGAATGGTTCGTTGAGTTCGGTAGAGGGCCTGCTGATATGGAGGCCTTTGCTACCAAGGTGGATCAAGCCCTGCAAAAAAAGAACATTTACTATTTTGACCTGATCGAGGGTAACATCCTGCGCCCGCTGATCATTCGTAGCCTGGCACCTGATAGTTTTATTAACTACATGCGGTCGCAGGGTAAGCTGGGCGGCCAAAACAAGGTACCGCGCCTATCTAACGACCGCAAGATCGCCGATGCGCTTGCACAATACGTTATTTAACCTTAATTTTAAACTTGCTTTTGCTACACGTACAACCGTTCAACAATAGTTAACGTATCTAAGTAAAAGCTTTTACCATACAAGTTTTGGACAATAACACTGTTAAGAATATCGCCATACTTGGGTCTACCGGTAGCATTGGTACCCAAACCATGGAGGTGATAGCCGAAAACCCCGACCGCTTCAAGGTACATGTACTTACGGCCAACCGTAATGCTGATCTGCTTATTCAGCAGGCATTAGCGTGTCGCCCGGCCTATGCCGTGATATGCGACGAAAGTCTTTACGAGCACGTCCGCACCGCATTAGCAGGTATTGATACTAAGGTACTTGCCGGATACAGTGAGGTAAAGCAGATCGTGACCCTGCCTGAGATAGATATCGTACTTACCGCCATGGTCGGCTTTGCCGGCCTGGAGCCTACCATCAATGCCATCAAAGCAGGGAAGGACATTGCCTTAGCCAATAAAGAGACCTTAGTGGTAGCTGGCGAACTGATCACCGCTTTGGCGGCAGAGAACGACGTCAAGCTTTTGCCGGTAGATTCGGAGCATTCAGCCATATTTCAGTGCTTGGCCGGAGAGGAAAAGAACCCCATCGAAAAGATCATTCTGACCGCTTCGGGCGGCCCGTTCCGGGGTAAGGATAGCGCATACCTGTCGAACGTGACACGTCATCAGGCCCTTAAACATCCCAACTGGGTAATGGGCGCCAAGATCACGATAGATTCGGCTTCGTTAATGAATAAAGGCCTGGAGGTGATCGAGGCTAAATGGCTTTTCGACCTTGACCTGGAACAGATCGACGTGATCGTGCACCCGCAATCTATTATCCATTCGCTGGTTCAATTTGA
This window harbors:
- a CDS encoding 1-deoxy-D-xylulose-5-phosphate reductoisomerase; amino-acid sequence: MDNNTVKNIAILGSTGSIGTQTMEVIAENPDRFKVHVLTANRNADLLIQQALACRPAYAVICDESLYEHVRTALAGIDTKVLAGYSEVKQIVTLPEIDIVLTAMVGFAGLEPTINAIKAGKDIALANKETLVVAGELITALAAENDVKLLPVDSEHSAIFQCLAGEEKNPIEKIILTASGGPFRGKDSAYLSNVTRHQALKHPNWVMGAKITIDSASLMNKGLEVIEAKWLFDLDLEQIDVIVHPQSIIHSLVQFEDGSMKAQMGLPDMKLPIQYALGYPERIKNDYKRFDFTNYPNLTFEKPDLETFRNLAFAYEALRIGGNMPCIVNAANEIAVEGFLNDKVSFLGMSEIIGSCMQQIAPIKHPTLADYLNTDKETRILAQNLITRTPLKAGSVQVTHDVQQQ
- a CDS encoding GH3 auxin-responsive promoter family protein, whose amino-acid sequence is MGLKAALSKLFAAWVNRDMDRMRQNAVAMQQQLMLQLIEQAAHTAFGKDHRFNEITSYADFKANVPVADYEDLRPYIDRVTNGEADVMWPGKPAYLAKTSGTTSGVKYIPISKESMPEHIKAARNALLSYIHETGKADFVDGKMIFLQGSPIMSKKHGVAVGRLSGIVAHHVPAYLQKNRLPSYEVNCIEDWEQKVDAIVNETYNEDMRLISGIPPWCQMYFDRLSAKAGDKKIKDIFPNFKLFVYGGVNYEPYRARIEESIGFGIDTIETYPASEGFIAFQDSQKDKGLLLQVNSGIFYEFIPSEEYFNSSPTRLSLAEVELNKNYALILNTNAGLWGYSIGDTIKFTSLAPYKIVVTGRIKHYISAFGEHVIGEEVEHALMSVAQQEGVDVVEFTVAPQVTPDSGLPYHEWFVEFGRGPADMEAFATKVDQALQKKNIYYFDLIEGNILRPLIIRSLAPDSFINYMRSQGKLGGQNKVPRLSNDRKIADALAQYVI